The DNA segment ACCGTGGTTGAAATCCCGTTTTACGCCTCGACGAGCGCAGCCCTCCTCTCTCAGGCTCTCTGGATCGTCATTCCCACCGTTTCCGGACTCATTCGGTACGAACGCTGTGACATCAACTAACACTGACCATGACTGACACCGATCTCATCATCGAAACCGAGCAGCTCACGAAGCGGTTCGGACCCGTCACTGCTGTTTCCGACCTCGATATCGAGGTGCCAGCGGGTTCCGTCTACGGATTTCTCGGCCCCAACGGCGCCGGGAAGTCCACGACGATCGATATGCTCGTGGATCTCGTCCACCCCACGAGCGGCGCCGCGCGGTTGTTCGGGCTCGATACCCGATCGTCCCCGGTCGAGATTCGACGGCGAACCGGCGTGTTGCTGGAGGGATTCACCCCCTATCCGACGCTATCGGGGCGCGAGCACGTCTCGCTCGCGGCGTCGACGAAGGACGCCGCGGTCGATCCAGCGACCGTTCTCGAGCGCGTCGATCTCCACGAGGCGATGGATCGACGCGCAGGCGGGTACTCTCGGGGAATGACCCGGCGTCTCGGGCTCGCGATGGCGCTCGTCGGCGAACCGGACCTGCTCGTCCTCGACGAGCCGACGGCGGGGCTCGACCCTCACGGCGTGGTGGTGCTTCGACGAATCATTCGCGAGGAAAACGAGCGGGGCGCGACCGTCTTCTTCTCGTCGCACGTCCTCTCGCAGGTCGAGGCGGTCTGCGATCGGGCCGGCATCCTCTCTGACGGCCGGCTCGTCGCCGAGGACGACGTTCAGGAACTGCGCGAAACGGTCGGCGGCGAGACCGTCCTCCGTGCCAGGATTCGAACCGACGGACCCATGTCGGCGGTTCGCGACCGCGTCGACGACGTCGATGGCGTGCAGGAGGTTCACCTCGAAGACGGCGAACTCGTCGCCGTCTGCGAAAGCGAGGCGGTGATTGCACGCGTTCTGTCCGCGATCGACCAGTCGGGCGCCACGGTTCCCTCGTTCGAGACCGATGGGCGGTCGCTCGAGCGCGTCTTCGAATCGTACACGGACGAGGTGTGAACGTGCGCTTCCGACGCTGGCTACGGACTGCGACGACCGCTGCACGGACGGACCTGCTCGCGCTCGGCCGCTCTCGTGCTGTCGGGATCGGTGCTGTTCTGTTTGCACTCGTGGTCGCGCTTCGGATCTGGACGATTACGCCCGGTGTGAAGGGTGAAGTGCCGGGGTATCTCGTGCTGTTCGACCCCGGTGCTGGAACGCCGGAACCAACCGCGTTCGTTATTTTCGGCCTCGGTCGCCTGATGCCGGTGATTCTTTCGTTCGTCGCCGTCGGCTACGGTGCCGGTGCGATCGCTGGCAGCCGCCAGGCCGGAACGATCCGTACGCTCCAATCGCTTCCTGTCTCGCGGTCAAACGTCGTCGTCGGCACGATGTTCGCTCGACTGAGTGCTATCACGGTCGTCGTCGTGAGCGGGCTTCTCTCCGGTGCGATCGTCGCAATGTACCGATTCGGCGAGTTCTCGGCGGGACCGTACGCTTCGTTCGTCCTCGCGACCCTCCTGTTCGCGATCGTGTTGACCACGTTTACCGTCTCGGTCTCCACCGTCGTTTCGACGCGGCTGCGAGCAATCGCGTTCTCTCTCGGTCCGCTCGTGCTCGTGTCGGCGTTCGGCGGCGATCGCGGCCTTCCTCTCCCCGTCCGGTCGTCCGTGCTCGTCCAGCCGTATCACCTTCTCGTGTCAGCTTCTCACGAACAACTCGTCGCGATCCCACGAATCGAACACGCGATCGTCTCCGGACGAACCGGTCGGACGATCGATACCGGGACCCTCGAAACGATCGATCTCACTGCGGGGGCGCCCGTCTACCTGACGGACCCGGGTGCCGTCGGTTCGTTACTCTGCTGGGGATTGTTCGTCCCGCTGGCGATCGTCTGGTATCGCCGGGTGGATCTGTGAGTTTACGATCGACGAGGCACGTCAGATCGACCGATCAGTCCGCCGCCGGTCCGTCCCCGTCGACGTACGAGCGCGTCGCCTGCACGAGGTGGCGCCGGTAGCCGCTCGGGTCGGGATCCGCTCCGAGTTCGCGAAAACGTCGGCGGAACCCGTCGGCGTCGACGCCGGGGGCGTCCATCGCGGCCGCGTGCGCGAGGTCGTACAGTCGGTGGTCGTCGTCCACGAGGTCGTGGCGTTCGGCCAGCGCGACGGCGAAGGCGGCGTTGACGGCCGTGATATCGGGGTCAGAGCCCGACGTGATGCGCTCGAAGCCGGCCCGCGGCGGTGTTCGCGGTCGGTCGGCGATGGCCGCGGCCAGGCTCGCCTCCAGGTACGACAGGAGTTTCTCGCCGGGCCCCACCGAGAGGGTGATGTCGTCCGCGTAGATGTCCTTCATGTGGTTGGCGATCTGGTAGCAGTGTGTGAGCTTCCGCCGCTCGACGTGGCGGCCGGTGAGGGCGAGGTAGAGCGCCTCCTCCGTCGACTGGACGTGCGAGGGGTGGTCTTCCTCGTAGCGAGCCATGTGGGCGAACTCGTGGAGGGCGAGTTCGCGGGCCATCGCCGACGAGGCCGCCTGTCGAGAGATGTTGAGTACGTGACGGTCGTCGTAGTGACCGGCCCAGGTTCGTTCGTCGGGATCGTCCCGAAGGTGGACGTAGACGGGTAGCGAGAGCTCTCGCTCGGTTTCGAACAGATCCCGGGCGCCGAGAAACGGTGCGGCGGGCCCCGATCCCTGTACGTGCAGTTCCATGGTGACGAATGCAGGGTGCTACCGCATAATAGCGTTGCGGCGATTCGCTCCCTGCGACTTGCCCTGGGTTCGACGCTGGCGTGGTGGCCGACGTTCGATCCGCGTCGTTCCGTGCGTGACACTCGCACACGAAAACTGGGCGCCTGGGACGTGGAACACGAACTGGCGCCACCCTCGTCCGCGATTCGAGACGCCGTCACTTCGTTTCACTCGTGACGAGCGTCGCATCTGGCGAACCGGACCGCCAGATGCGAAACAGCACCCTTTTGACCCCGCTACCGGTACGGGTGAGTATATGGGCCGACGCAAGAAGATCGTACAGGAGTGTGAACGGTTGATGGACGAACCGGAGAACATCCGGAACATCGCCATCGCCGCTCACGTCGACCACGGCAAGACAACACTTTCGGACAACCTACTGGCTGGGGCCGGCATGATCTCCGACGAGACGGCCGGCGAACAGCTCGCGATGGACACCGAAGAGGACGAACAGGAACGCGGGATCACCATCGACGCGGCGAACGTCTCGATGACCCACGAGTACGAGGACACCAACCACCTCATCAACCTCATCGACACGCCGGGCCACGTCGACTTCGGTGGCGACGTCACCCGCGCGATGCGCGCCGTCGACGGTGCGCTCGTCGTCGTCGACGCCGTCGAAGGAGCGATGCCACAGACCGAGACCGTCCTGCGACAGGCGCTGCGTGAAGGCGTCAAACCGACCCTGTTCATCAACAAGGTCGACCGCCTCATCTCCGAGCTCCAGGAGGGGCCCGAGGAGATGCAGGAGCGACTCCTCGCCGTCATCCGCGACGTCAACGAGCTCATCCGTGGCATGACCGAGGAGATGGACGACATCGACGACTGGACCGTCTCCGTCGAGGACGGTACCGTCGGATTCGGTTCCGCGCTGTACAAGTGGGGCGTCTCCATGCCGTCGATGCAACGAACCGGGATGGACTTCGGCGACATCATGGAACTCGAGCGCAACGACGAGCGCCAGGAGCTCCACGAGCGCACGCCCCTGTCGGACGTCGTCCTCGACATGGTCTGTGAGCACTTCCCGAACCCGGTCGACGCCCAGCCGATGCGTATTCCGCGTATCTGGCGTGGCGACGCCGAGTCCGAACTCGCTGGGACGATGCGACTCGTCGACGAGAGCGGCGAGGTCGTCCTGATGGTCACCGACATCGCGATGGACCCACACGCCGGCGAGGTTGCCTCCGGCCGCGTCTTCTCGGGCACCCTCGAGAAGGGCCAGGAACTGTACGTGTCGGGAACCGCGGGCAAGAACCGCGTTCAGAGCGTCGGCATCTACATGGGTGGCGAGCGCGAGGAAGTAGAGCAGGTTCCGGCCGGCAACATCGCTGCCGTCACCGGCCTCCGCGACGCCATCGCCGGCTCCACCGTCTCCTCCGTCGAGATGACACCGTTCGAGTCCATCGAGCACATCTCCGAACCCGTCATCACGAAGTCCGTCGAGGCCCAGACGATGGACGACCTGCCGAAACTCATCGAGACGCTCCGGCAGGTCTCGAAGGAGGACCCGACGATCCAGATCGAGATCAACGAGGACACCGGCGAGCACCTCATCTCCGGACAGGGTGAACTCCACCTCGAAGTCCAGACTCAGCGTATCGAGAAGAACCAGGGCATCCCGGTCAACACCGGCGAACCGATCGTCGTCTACCGCGAGGCCGTCCAGCGCGCCTCCGACACGGTCGAGGGCATCTCGCCGAACCGGCACAACCGCTTCTACATCTCCGCCGAACCACTCACCGACGACCTCGTCGAGACGCTCAAACGCGGCGAGGCCTCGATGGACATGCCCGAACTCGAACGACGCGAGGCCCTGCAGGAGGCCGGCATGGACAAGGACGACTCCCAGAACGTCGAGCAGATCCACGGCGCGAACATCCTGCTCGACGAGACGAAGGGGATTCAGCACTTGAACGAGACGATGGAGCTGTTCATCGAGGGACTCGAAGAGTCCCTCGACAACGGCCCGCTCGCGAACGAGCCCGTCCAGGGCACCCTAATTCGCCTGCACGACGCGAAGCTCCACGAGGACACCATCCACCGCGGCCCCGCACAGGTCATTCCGGCGACCCGCGAGGCCGTCCACAAGTCGCTGATCGACGCCCACATCGCCATGAAAGAACCCATGCAGGACGTCCGCATCGACGTCCCGAACGACCACATGGGTGCTGCCTCCGGCGAGATCCAGGGCCGCCGTGGCCGCGTCGACGACATGTACCAGGAAGGCGACCTCATGGTCGTCGAGGGTATCGCGCCCGTCGACGAGATGATCGGCTTCGCCAGCGACATCCGGAGCGCGACCGAGGGCCGGGCCTCCTGGAACACCGAGAACGCCGGCTTCGAGTTCATGGCCGACTCGCTCCAGCGCGATAAGATCATGGAGATCCGCGAACGCAAGGGCATGAAGCTCGAACTGCCCCCGAGCATCGATTACTTCTAACGAACTTTTTGCGGTTCGGGTGCGCGAAGCGCACCCCTCACCGCAAAAAGTTCGATGAAAAAGAGCCGCGAGCGCAGACGCGCTCGCGGTGAAACGGCGCGCAAAGCGCGCCGTACGCTGCCGCGCCGGGTGGTTGTTGGGACGCTGGGATTACTACGGTCGCGGCGAACTCGACCATAGGTAGCTTCACCAGTCCAAACCTAACTAATAGCTCGGTTCTTCGATCGGTAGTTACAGCGAGGCCAGTCAGGTCACTGTGCTGTGGATCGTGCCGACTCCAAATCCAATGAAATGGGCCACCCGATCGAATCGACCGTCCTGATCGAACCGGCTGACGCATCCGAACTGATCGTATCGGCGGAAATATCCGAACCGATCGAACCGGCTGAAGCGGTCCTGTTCGTACCGGCCGGGAAACCGACTTCGGGCGAGGGGTGGCGACTCCCGGACAGTCGGTTTAAACGACCGGTCTATCCGGGACGGAGGATTATGTAGTCGTGGAACCACGTGCGGTCGTGACTTCGACGTACGACGCGTATCGGTCGGCGCTCTCGGGCGAGTCGTTTCCTCTGGCGTATTTCGACCGAGACGCCTTCGAGGCGAATCTTCGGACGACGCGGCGCCGTGCGGGTGGGCTCCCGGTCCGGGTCGCCTCGAAGTCGATCCGCTGTCGCGCCGTTCTCCGCGCGGTACTCGACCGAGACGGATTTTCCGGCGTCATGTGCTACACCGGCCACGAAGCCGCTCACCTGGCGGCGGACGGGTTCGACGATCTGCTGGTCGCCTATCCGATCGTCGACACAGCCGAGATCGCTGCGGTCTGTTCAGCGATCGACGACGGCGCCCGGATCGTTCTCATGGTCGATTGTGCGGCCCACGTCGAACGGATCACCGGAGTGGCCGAAGCGCACGGCGTCACCGTCCCGCTCTGTCTCGATCTCGACGTCTCCACCGAACACCTCGGGATCCACTTCGGCGTCAGGCGGTCGGGGATCCGTTCGGCGAGCGCGGCGCTCGAACTCGCGCGGACGATCGCCGACGCATCGGCCGTTTCCCTCTCGGGAGTGATGGGCTACGAGGGCCAACTCGCTGGGCTCCCGGACGACGATCCGTCGAACTCGGCCCCGAAGAACGCCGTCGTGCGCCGCCTCAAGCGCCGATCTGAGCCGATCGTCCACGAGCGCCGCCAAGAGACGGTCGCCGCGCTCGACCGCGAGGGATTCGACCTCGACTTCGTCAACGGCGGCGGAACCGGCTGCTTCGAATCGACCAGGCAGGACTCCTCGGTGACGGAACTCACCGCTGGCTCCGCGTTTTTCGCGCCCGCCCTGTTCGATTACTACCGCGGATTTTCCTACGAACCCGCCGCAGGGTACGCGATCGAGGTCGTTCGACAGCCAGATCCCGACGTCTACACCTGTCGGGGCGGTGGCTACGTCGCGAGCGGACCACCGGGGGTCGATAAGACACCGACGGTCTACCTGCCCCGCGGGGCGTCACTGTTCGACGCGGAGGGTGCCGGCGAAGTGCAGACGCCGATCGCGTACGACGGCCCGCACGACCTGGACCTCGGCGATCCGGTCTTGCTCCGGCACGCCAAAGCCGGCGAACTCTGTACGCATTTCGAGTACTTGCACGTGATCGACGACGGCGAGATCGTCGACCGATATCCGACGTATCGCGGCGACGGGGCGTGGTTCGTGTGACGGGATCGGATCGGGACCCGGACGAGGCGACGATGGGGTCGAGCGGGGACCCCGGGCGCTGGCGGAACTGGTCCGGATCCGTCTTCTGTCGTCCCGATCGAGTAGTGCGGCCGAAGACGGTCGATGCGATTCGCGCCCTGGTCGAACGCCACGCCGGCGAGCGTTCGATCCGAGTCGCCGGCTCCGGGCACTCCTTCTCCGCGGTCGTCCCGACCGACGACGTGCTCGTCTCGCTCGAGCGATTCACCGGCGTCAGGTCGGTCGAGTACGACCGCCGTCGGGTGACCGTCCGGGCTGGGACGAGGCTCGCCGAACTGTCGGAGACGCTGTCGGTCCACGGGCTGGCGATGACGAACCTCGGCGACGTCGACCGCCAGACGGTCGCTGGCGCGCTCGCGACCGGCACCCACGGCACCGGTATCGACCTCGGCATCCTCCCGACCCAGATCGCCGAGATCGAACTCGTGACTGCCGACGGCGAGATCAGAACCCTCTCGGTCGACGATGGTGACACATTTCGGGCGGCACAGCTCTCGCTCGGAACCCTGGGGATCGTCACGGCGGTCACGCTCGACGTCGAACCGGCCTACCGATTGCGAGAACGCACCTGGACGGCCCCACTGGAGACGGCCCTCGAGGATATTGGGACCATTCGCGATCGGCACCGACACGTCGAACTGTTCTGGTTCCCACACGTCGACGTGGCGCTGGTCAAGATCCTCGAGAAGACGGACGAACCGACGACGTCGTCGCCGGTTCCGGCCGGCGTCGCGGAGGGGGCGACGAACCTGGCCTGGGGGGCCGTCTGCCGGCTCTCGAGTCGATTGCCACGCCTGTCACCGTCTCTCGCGCGACTCGCCGGTGGGGCTCTCTCTGGCGGCGAGACCGTCGGCCCGAGTCACGAGGTCTTCGCGTCGAGTCGCGAGGTCCGGTTCAACGAGGCAGAGTTCGCCGTTCCAGCGGCGGACGGGCCGGCGGTCCTTCGACAACTGCGCCAGCGCGTCCTGCCGTCCCACCCGGAGATCGTCTTTCCGATCGAGTTCCGCTACGTCGCCGGGGACGACATCCTGCTCTCGCCCGCCACCGGTCGGGACGCCGCTTACGTCGCCGTCCACGCCTACCACCGCAAGCCGTTCCGGTCGTACTTCGAGGCCTGCGAGTCGGTCTTCGACGCGTTCGACGGCCGGCCGCACTGGGGAAAGTGGTACTCGCTCGACCGGGCACGGCTCCGCGAGCGCTATCCGGAGTGGGACACGTTCGAGTCGGTTCGTCGGCGCTTCGACCCTGAAGGGACGTTTCTGAACGATCAGTTGAGTGCGCTGTTCGATCCGGCGTAGGGAGAGCGCTTCTAACCGGGTGTGATCGCGTCTCTCTTCTCTCGGGGGAGGCGCGGTTCGCCCTGCCGGCGCCGGAGCCAACCGCTCACGGCACGACGGCGGCGACGATTTTGGATTCGATCCGGCGGATGTGTTCGCCGACGTTCGCCTCCGAGGTGCCGAGTCGTTCGGCGATCTCCTCGTAGGAGGTCTCCCGGGGCTGTCGATAGTAGCCCAGCTCGACGGCTGCCCGGAGGATCTCGCGCTGGCGATCCGTGAGGGAGGCGTAGACGCGATTCGGGCTGGGTTCGTAGGCGCCGGTCCGTTCGACCTCCATCGAGACCGACTCGGGAACGCGTTCGAACAGCCCGCGGACGCGTTCTTCGTCACCGACGAGGGTGACTCTGATCGAGCCATCGGGGCGAAACTCGATCGGTCGGTCGATCGCGAGCCCCAGCGCTCGAACGCCTCGAAGGAGTGCGGCCACCGTCTCGTGGTGGGTGCCGTGGGCGTAGACAAACGCGCCGGCGCCGTCGTGACTCGGCGCGACCGCGACGTCGCGGGGCTCGTGCGTTCGGAGCAGTGCTTCGATCCGTTCGGGCGGTCCCCGCACTTCGTACAGTGTGACGACGGAACCGTCGGGGAGCAGGCGGACGTCGTATACTGGGCCGTGTGCGAGGTCGGGGTCCTCGAAGACGTACTCGTCCGTCTTGCCGAGCCACTCCTCGGGCGAGAGCGAGAGGGTTACGAATCGGAGCGGTGCTGGGTCCATCTCGTTCTTCTCTGGCTGTGTCGTGGTGATACTTAGCGTTTTGCTCGGGTGGGTGCCGATTCACACGTCCATCCACGGCGCCACCCTTCCGGTAGCCGTGTGTAATTATTATAAAAATAGCCATTGTATACAGGAGGGGAAGCTATTGGTATTGGTAGTATCTCTCTCCCATGGTCCGTAGCACCACCTCGACTCGAACCGCGAGTGATCGAGCATGAGCGACCGACGACTGGATCGGCGGCGATTCGTCGGCTATGCGGCGGCCGCATCGGGGCTAGCCACGAGCGCGTCCGTCGCTGGAGCGAGTGACTCGTCGGACGGAACTGGTGCCGACCGTGGGGCAACGACCGACGGCCTCGACGGTGCAAACACGGGCGAACTCACCGCCGGTGCGGCGGTACGAGATATCACGCCAGCGAACGGGCAGCCCTTCTTCGGTTACGCACGACCGGACATCTTCGCGAGCGGCGTCTCGGTTCGCCTGTACGCGCAGGCGCTCGTCCTCTCGGACGGCGTCCGGAAGGTCGCCATCGTCGGCGCGGACCTCGGGCGGCCGGCGGCGCGCGAAATGGTGCTCGAACATGCCCGACCGCTCGGGTTCGATCGTGACACGGTCCTTTACGCGACGTCGCACACGCACGCGGGGCCCGACGACGTCGGCGACTGGATCGCGGCTCAGATCGGCGACGCGATCGCCGCGGCCGACGCGAACCGGCGACCGGCGCGGGCGGCCTGGGCCGAGGCGGACGTGCCCGACAACAGCGTCAACCGGTCGATCGAGGCCCACCTCGCGAACTACGGGCTGGACATTCCGCCGGGTGAGGGATCGCCGGAGGACCACCCCGTCGATCCATCCCTCGCCCGGGATGCGAGGCTCCGCCTGCTCCGCGTGGAGGGCGTCGACGGCGCGCCGATCGCCGCCTGGACCTGCTACGCGAACCACCCGACGACGTTCACCCCGGCGAACCGGACCTACTCGGCCGATTTCCCGGGCGTGGCCGCGCGCTGGTTCGCCCACCGGTTCGACGATGGCGTGGCGCCCATCACGCTGTCGGCGGCGAGCGATCTGGGCGATCAGATCACGCACTACGACGACTACGGGATGTACGCGCTGGCCGAGCGGACGGCCGTCCGCGTCGAGTCGGCGATGTGGGCGGCCTGGGGGGCCGCCGGTGACGATCTCAGCAGCGATCTGCCCGTCGGCGGTCGATCACGAGTGATCGAGTACGACGGCCAGTCGGTCGACGACGGCGACAAACGCGTGGGGAGTACGGGACTCGTCGGCAAGCCGATCCTGAACGGCGGGGAGAACGGACCGACGCCGTTCTCGGGACTCGAACTGGAGGGTGAACGCCTTCCCGAGTGGCTCGCTCACCCGGTTCAGGGTCGCAAGATCGTCCTCGCGCCGGCGCCCTGGTCGCCCGAGGTCGAGGTACAGGCGATGCGTCTGGGGGACAGGCTGCTGGTAACCGTCCCCGGCGAACCCACGGTGGCGATGGGCCGGCGGATGGAGGCCGCGGCCGCCGACGCGGCGCCGGACGACGTCACGGACGTCACGGTCGTCGGCGTCGCGAACGGCTACAACGGCTACTTCACCACCCCCGAGGAGTACGACCAGCAGCATTACGAGGGCGGCCACACCGTCTTCGGCAAGTACGCCTCGCTCCTCGTCGAACGCCACCAGCGCGAACTCGCGGCCGAACTCGCCGACGACCTCGGCGACGCACTGGACCCGTCGGGATCGCGGCCGTCGGGCCCCGAGGCCCCCGTCGGTGCAGGCGCTGACGACGGGTCCATCACCGCCGAGCCGCGGGCGACCGTCGAACGGATGGCGACCGTCGGGGTCGAGTGGTCCGGCGGAAGCTCGGGTGCAGACCGGCCGGTTGGCGACCCGTTCGTGATCCTCGAACGGGCCGTGGCCGGATCCGACGAGTGGGTGCCGATCGGCGACGACCGCGGCCTCGGCTTCGTCTGGACCGAGTGGTACGGCAATTACGCGGCGCGCTTCGACGTCCCGCCGGACCTGCCGACCGGGACCTACCGGTTCCGCGTCAACGCGGCCCGGTACGATATCGCGAGCAATCCGTTCGAGGTGGTCCCCTCGACCGGACTCGCGATTCGCGGCGTCAGAACGACCGAGCCGACGTCGGCCGGGTCGGTCGAACTCGTCGTCCTCGCCCAGAACCCGCCGCCGGATCCAGACGACAACCTGCGTACTCGCCTGCGCTCGCCCCATGGCGGGACGGCGACGATCGAGGTGAACGGCGAATCGAACGAGGCCTCCTGGAGCGACGCCGCAGGCGGCTGGGTCGCGACCGTCCAGGACGTTGCCGAGGGGGACGTCGTCACGATCCCAGCGGGCGGTCTCGAGGACGCGTTCGGCAACCGGTCGGGCGATGCGGTCGAGCTGACGGTCGGCGAGGTGGCCGACGTCGAGTGGCCCGAGAACATGACGGTCGGCGGTGGAGATCCGCCCGGCCTCTTCGGAATCGGTCGGATCCCGATCTGACGGGCTGGCCAGACGGGAACGTATCGCCGATGGGAGTGGTCGGGTTCGCGCCAGTCTTATTACAGTATATTACGAAGTATTGCACATGCCGATCAGCATCGATCGATTCGAGAACGACGCCGCGGGTGCGCTCGATCTGGCGGAAGGAACCCAGCCATACCGAGTGCTCCAGTTTCTGGCGTCGAACGCGGATCAGGCGTTCACGCAGGGTGAGATTCACGAGGCAACCGAAATCAAGCGCGGGAGCGTCGGTGCCGTCCTCTCGCGGCTTGAAGCGCGCGGGCTGGTCAGACACCGGGGCCGCTACTGGGCGGTCGGTGACGACGATCGCCTGGCATCGTTCGCCGCGCAATCTGGCGCGAGTTCTGTCTCGACGACGGACGATTTCTACGACGAATAAATGGCGCCCTACGAGCGTGGTGATGTGGTCAAGGGACCGGATCTGTTCGCCGATCACTCGTACCGACCGTTCGTCTGCGTGAGCGATACGACCCATCCGTTTGCAACCGAGGAGGCACTCTACGCGGCGTTGACGTCGACGCCCCGGCCCGAGGCGATTGCCCTCGAAGCGGCGGACTTCGAGAGTGGTGGACTCCCACGCGAAAGTTACGTCAACCCGTGGACGATCGCGTCGATCCGACACGCCGATATCGACGGCCGAGAGGGCCGACTGACCGAATCCACAATTGACGAAATTGCGCGTCAGTGTGGCCGGCATCTCGGCCTCGACGTATAACACACGCCGCTTTCTGGCGGTTCACCCCGAATCCAGCACCGCCAGCACCTCGGGCGCCTCGTACACCTTGTTTCGCTCCTGTCCGGTCGTCTCGACGACGATTCCTTCTGCCTCCAGCGCTTCGATGGCGTCGTAGACCGACGGTTTCGAGCGGCCGGTCGCCTCGACGGCGCGCGGGCCGGTGAGGTAGGGCTGTTCGAAGACGTAGTCGACGAGTTCGCGGGCGGTCGGGAAGCTGGGAAACGTCGCGCGATAGGTCTCGCGGAGGTCCGTCAGCGCGACGCCGCAGTCGTAGGCGTCGATAGCTTGCTCGGCGATGGCGTCGAGGACGAACACGACCCACTCTTCGTAGGCGCTATCGGTGCTGACTTCGAGGAGTTTCTCGCGATAGGCGACCCCGTGGCGCTTGAAGTACGCGCTGAGGTAGAGGTACGGGCCGGGCAGCAGGCCGGCGTCGTAGAGCTGGAGCATGATGAGCAGGCGACCGAGGCGGCCGTTGCCGTCGCGGAAGGGGTGGATCGCCTCGAACTGGTAGTGGACGAGCGCGGTGTCGACCAGCGGCGGGAACTCCCCGCGGCGTAGGTAGGAGAGACACTGTTCGAGCAGGAGCGGCACGTAGTCGGGACTGGCGGGGACGAACGAGGCGCCGTCGGGGCCGTCACCCCGCGCACCGATGTAGACCGGGACGTCGCGTAACTCGCCGGGTCGGTCCTCCTCGCCGCGGACACCGCCCAGGAGTTTCTCGTGGAGCGTCCGAATCAGGTCGACGTCGATCGATTCGCCCGCGTTCAGGCGCGCGAAGCCGTGGGTGACGGCGTCGACGTAGTTGTACGCCTCGCGGACGTCGGCCAGTTCCGCCGCGGCGCGCTTCGGCGAGGCACCGACCTCGTGAGCGTAGATGTCCGAGATCGTCACGTTCGTCCCCTCGACCTGAGAACTCATCGCGGCCTCGCGGTGGACGAACGGGGCGATGAGGAGGGTGGGGTTCTCGAGGTGGCGCTCTAGCGTCGCCAGCCGACCCAGCGCGTACTGGGCATCGCCGTAGACCGCGAGTACGTCTTCGGTCACCTCGAGATCCGGCGGGAGGCTCGCCGGCCGGTGACACGGCAGCCCGTCGTAGTCGTCGATCTGACCGGGCCCCTCGGCGAAGTCCGCTGGATCCATCGTACTACTGGTCGGTGTGGGCCCACTTAAGTTATTGGTTCACCATTTACCCTAACTACTGGGTCAATCGACCGGTCGCCAGTTAGTCCCGGCGGTCGGCCAGCCACGCGCCGGCTCCCATCGACGCCAGTTCTCGACGTCGATCAGT comes from the Halovivax cerinus genome and includes:
- a CDS encoding ABC transporter ATP-binding protein; the protein is MTDTDLIIETEQLTKRFGPVTAVSDLDIEVPAGSVYGFLGPNGAGKSTTIDMLVDLVHPTSGAARLFGLDTRSSPVEIRRRTGVLLEGFTPYPTLSGREHVSLAASTKDAAVDPATVLERVDLHEAMDRRAGGYSRGMTRRLGLAMALVGEPDLLVLDEPTAGLDPHGVVVLRRIIREENERGATVFFSSHVLSQVEAVCDRAGILSDGRLVAEDDVQELRETVGGETVLRARIRTDGPMSAVRDRVDDVDGVQEVHLEDGELVAVCESEAVIARVLSAIDQSGATVPSFETDGRSLERVFESYTDEV
- a CDS encoding ABC transporter permease — encoded protein: MRFRRWLRTATTAARTDLLALGRSRAVGIGAVLFALVVALRIWTITPGVKGEVPGYLVLFDPGAGTPEPTAFVIFGLGRLMPVILSFVAVGYGAGAIAGSRQAGTIRTLQSLPVSRSNVVVGTMFARLSAITVVVVSGLLSGAIVAMYRFGEFSAGPYASFVLATLLFAIVLTTFTVSVSTVVSTRLRAIAFSLGPLVLVSAFGGDRGLPLPVRSSVLVQPYHLLVSASHEQLVAIPRIEHAIVSGRTGRTIDTGTLETIDLTAGAPVYLTDPGAVGSLLCWGLFVPLAIVWYRRVDL
- a CDS encoding DUF5781 family protein, with the translated sequence MELHVQGSGPAAPFLGARDLFETERELSLPVYVHLRDDPDERTWAGHYDDRHVLNISRQAASSAMARELALHEFAHMARYEEDHPSHVQSTEEALYLALTGRHVERRKLTHCYQIANHMKDIYADDITLSVGPGEKLLSYLEASLAAAIADRPRTPPRAGFERITSGSDPDITAVNAAFAVALAERHDLVDDDHRLYDLAHAAAMDAPGVDADGFRRRFRELGADPDPSGYRRHLVQATRSYVDGDGPAAD
- a CDS encoding elongation factor EF-2 codes for the protein MGRRKKIVQECERLMDEPENIRNIAIAAHVDHGKTTLSDNLLAGAGMISDETAGEQLAMDTEEDEQERGITIDAANVSMTHEYEDTNHLINLIDTPGHVDFGGDVTRAMRAVDGALVVVDAVEGAMPQTETVLRQALREGVKPTLFINKVDRLISELQEGPEEMQERLLAVIRDVNELIRGMTEEMDDIDDWTVSVEDGTVGFGSALYKWGVSMPSMQRTGMDFGDIMELERNDERQELHERTPLSDVVLDMVCEHFPNPVDAQPMRIPRIWRGDAESELAGTMRLVDESGEVVLMVTDIAMDPHAGEVASGRVFSGTLEKGQELYVSGTAGKNRVQSVGIYMGGEREEVEQVPAGNIAAVTGLRDAIAGSTVSSVEMTPFESIEHISEPVITKSVEAQTMDDLPKLIETLRQVSKEDPTIQIEINEDTGEHLISGQGELHLEVQTQRIEKNQGIPVNTGEPIVVYREAVQRASDTVEGISPNRHNRFYISAEPLTDDLVETLKRGEASMDMPELERREALQEAGMDKDDSQNVEQIHGANILLDETKGIQHLNETMELFIEGLEESLDNGPLANEPVQGTLIRLHDAKLHEDTIHRGPAQVIPATREAVHKSLIDAHIAMKEPMQDVRIDVPNDHMGAASGEIQGRRGRVDDMYQEGDLMVVEGIAPVDEMIGFASDIRSATEGRASWNTENAGFEFMADSLQRDKIMEIRERKGMKLELPPSIDYF
- a CDS encoding alanine racemase, which gives rise to MTSTYDAYRSALSGESFPLAYFDRDAFEANLRTTRRRAGGLPVRVASKSIRCRAVLRAVLDRDGFSGVMCYTGHEAAHLAADGFDDLLVAYPIVDTAEIAAVCSAIDDGARIVLMVDCAAHVERITGVAEAHGVTVPLCLDLDVSTEHLGIHFGVRRSGIRSASAALELARTIADASAVSLSGVMGYEGQLAGLPDDDPSNSAPKNAVVRRLKRRSEPIVHERRQETVAALDREGFDLDFVNGGGTGCFESTRQDSSVTELTAGSAFFAPALFDYYRGFSYEPAAGYAIEVVRQPDPDVYTCRGGGYVASGPPGVDKTPTVYLPRGASLFDAEGAGEVQTPIAYDGPHDLDLGDPVLLRHAKAGELCTHFEYLHVIDDGEIVDRYPTYRGDGAWFV